In Pan troglodytes isolate AG18354 chromosome 5, NHGRI_mPanTro3-v2.0_pri, whole genome shotgun sequence, the sequence TGTCGgctgatgcagcaagaaggcccttgccagatacTGGCCCCTCAGTcttagactttccagcctccaaaccATGAGCCAATAGATTTCTATTAATTGTATATTGCCTATTCTGTGCTGTTCTGTTGTGGCAgcacaaaatggaaaaatggatTAGGAAGGAttacataaaaactaaaataaataaataaataataaaaataaataaataaaaatggaggaggaggggagagtgaGAAATTACAGAGAAAGAGTAAAACAGATGTAAATCACAGCCAGAGGAAAAGATTGCTATCAGTATTTAACTGAGAGAGGGCTAATTCCAtggttttcttaataaaattatagtatagaaaataagaaaatagcttgttcagtggctcatgcctgcaatcccaaaactttgggagactgtggtagaaggattgcttgaggccaggactttgagaccagccgggacaATATAGGAACATTTTATCACTACAACAAATTACCTGGgtgtcatggctcacacctgtattcccagctacacaggaggctgaggcaggaacacttgagcctgcaaggccaaggctgcagtgagcgtgacagtgccactgcactgcagcctgggcaacagagtgagaccctgtcttttttttcattttttttcatttttttttttaaaagggaccgggcacggtggctcatgcctgtaatcccagcactttgggaggctgaggtgggtgggacacaaggtcaagagatcaagaccatcctggccaacatggtgaaactccatctctactaaaatacaaaaattagctgggcctggtggcatgtgcctatagtcccagctactcaggaggctgagacaggagaactgcttgaactcgggaggcggaggttgcagtgagccaagatcatgccattgcactccagcctgacaacagagcaagactctgtctcaagagaaaaaaaaaaaaaaggaaaaaggaaaaagaaagaaaacaagcaaataataCAAGTTTATCCTTAACAAAGAggtaaagaaagaaggaggagtaGAAGTAAGGAGCAGAATTGATTAATGACCAACTCAATGACCACAACTCAGCCTGCCTTGCCATTTTTCCCAAGCCTTGCCCTTGAGGGGTGAATTATGAAGTATATACAAGATAATGAAGGATTATTACTAACAGTTTCTTTGACTTCATGGACATTCCAGATCAACTTGTTTGCAAACTTGCCAAACAACAGACAGTATTTTCCACCCACCCACTCTTTGCTTTGTTGATATAACATAgcacatttgtatgtcttcacaTGGagctaaatatttggaaaatgaagCCTCTGtggatataatatattattgaagATTCCTCCAGTTGTTATAACCTAATTTGATCTTGTACATTGATTATGTAATAATATAATTGGAGGAAAAATTGccttgatcttttaaaaatttttaaattattatctaaTCCAGGTTTGATATTGATTGTGACCTTTTCTTTATAACTATAATGAGTGattgttttatttgaaatatttaatattaactgaTATTGAGTCAAAGATTAAATTCTGTCTATTGGAGAGGTAAACTTTTGTTTGTGCTCAAGATGGATATGGGCTAAAGAACATTGGttttttattatcatcattaaaTGCTGACTCAGTTACTGGTGATGCAATTTCCTGTTTAGTAATTTGCTTATTCAAACTCAGTCAGAGAGCCTCATCTTAAAGCTTGTTCTCTGACAGGAGAGAATGATGATGAATATACTTTAAAACTTTGGATAATGTAGGCAGCTGACACGGAATTACACTTTTAAAATCCCATTAAAGCAACAACTAATCAGAGTACTACATGAGTCATCCTTTGCAGTTATCTAGCTAACCTcatattctttgtcttttaacttgCAATTTCAAAATGTCTTGCCAACATCATTTAGGAGTTGCCACATCTCTTTGGAATGAAAGTgcttttgagagagaaaaaaagagagagagagaaagtctcaGGGCCACATGCTAAGTAAACTTTAAGCCTCTTTTATCTTTtcccaggaaaaaagaaagatattagtCACTCAAAATTTAAGCTGAAGAaacctttttaaaacaattacttcACTTTCCATTTAATCTCAGACCACTGGGGATATTTACAGTATTTccactctccctcttttcctttttccccctaAATTTGTAACTTCCAACATTTTCTCTTCTACCCAAAAATTACGAGTCTGATTCTCATTATCTAGCTTAAGTCCTTGACTTCTACACCTTTCCCTGAGGACCTCATCAAAAACTATGCTTTGGGTCCACAATTCTAAAGAacaatgaactttaaaaattaaattttaaaatttgtttacagGTTTTATAGTTTACAAAGAGTTATCAGAAGAATTGTTTCATCTGAACTCCATAATAACACTGGGAAGAAAGCAAGGCTGGTATTCTTTATACCTCAGAGATGAGAACATAGGGAGACTTGCCAAGGTAACATGACCCATTCAAGTCTCCTGACTCAGTCCAGAAAAACAGCCAGGTGTTTTTCTTTGCATAGGCTGTGTTATCCAGGTCATGAAAACCTTAGTTATAAGAGGAAATATGATTAAGATCTCATTTTAAAGGCTTGCTGTTTTTAATGTCGGTCCATAATCaggttaaattttgtttatttagagtAATCTCACTCTATCCTCAAACCTGTGCTTTGTGTTCATTTAGgctgtttgtttattctttttattaatatttattcaccTTCAACCATATATAATAACCGTTTAGGGTAGGATTATGAAGCTCTTTTATGCCATGTCTAAAAGTTTGACTTTATTTTTGTAGCTTCAGGGGTTGAagaagagatagaaaagaaaaaatattttacggctaagcactgtggctcatgcctgtaatcccagcactttgggaggctgaggcaggtggatctcctgagctcaggagttagagatcagcctggccaacatggtgaaaccccatctcttctaacgatacaaaaattagccaggcatggcagtgccttcctgtaatcccagctactcaggaggctggggcaggagaatcgcttgaacctgggaggcggaggttgcagtgagctgagatcatgtcactgcactccagcctgggtgacagagtgagactccatctcaaaaataaataaataaatgaataaataaataaataaataatttgtaagtGGGATCTACAGCACTTGGCTTAATATTAGATATACGGGATACAGATAACCTCTGAGAGAAAGGGAAGATCGTACAGTTTCCAGTTATGTAATTTTTGAGAATAAGGAATGcagaaagagaagacaaattTAAGTAATGATAAATTCAATTTTAGAGATTTTGGATTTAGAGTGACTGCAGAACCCTCAGAAAAGAGTCCAGTAGAAAACTCAGTGAAACATTTTTCGCTATATTAGACTGTGATAAGAAACAATCCCAAAATTTCATTGGTTTTCAACGACAAAAGTTTACTTCATGCTCAAAATACATATCAGCTGCTGCAGCTTCACGATTCTACTCAGCTTTGTTCTGTGTGTTGTCTTCATTCTGGGATTATGGCCAAGATAGCAGCCGTGATATGGGGCATTCCCAGAGCCAACCTTGCAATGACTCTTTAAACTTCTGCTCAGATGCATCCAATGTCACATCTGCTTACATCCTATACGCTGCAGCAAGTCACATGACCAATGTCAACATCAGTGGAATGGGCAAGTGTATTTCTATAGAGGAAGCATTGCAAATCACATAAAAAACAAGCTCATAAGTATGATCCTCCTTCAGGAAGAGGAAGTAAATAATTGGAGACAATAATATAATCTACCACAAGTCTAGTCTAGAGGTAAGCGGCATGGTCtagaatagaaatataaattggaGAATCATCAGTGTACAGGTTGCAGTTGAAGCTACGGAGATAGTTAAAATCATGGAGAGTATTTTAGATTTATGATAAAAGAAATATCAAGAACAAAATTGCTCTATTCATATGCCTCCATTGCATCATAGCTTAAAATGTTGCTTTGTTCAGAATACCCTATTTGTCACTTCCATATCCAAATTCTACTTCTAATATATTGTACGGATTTGTTGTTCAGCTGAGTGCTTTTCCATTATAGAAGCCAAAGAGGTCCCCCAAATTTTTTTGActatatcttttcttttattgtcCTGTATTATCAAAGGGTAAGCAGGTGGTATAAACTCAGCCAAGTGGATACCTCTGAGTGGGATTTTGTTTCCTAAATGCCTCAAAGACAAGTGAGAGAGTTCAAGTTTATTtattgggcatggtggtttatgcctgtaatcgcaggactctgggaggctgaggcaggtagatcacttgggcctaggagtttgagaccatcctggccaacatggcaaatccctgtctatgaaaaacacaaaaattagctgggcatggtgatgtgcacttTAGAcacagctattagggaggctgaggtgggaggattgcttgagctggggaggtcgaggctgcagtgagccacgatagcatcactgtactccagcctggacaacagagcaaaaccctgtctcaaaaaaaaaaaaaaaaaaaaaaaaaaaaaaaaaaaagagtttattcaGCCTAGTGATGGAATCTGCTTCCACTGCAGAGACTTCTCCTGCAATATTATCTGCAAGAACTTTCCTTTTTACCTATGTTAAAGTCTGCTACATCTGCTTCCCCAACAAACCTGTGAGCTACTAATATCCTCATGTTAGTTAAGTCTATTTTCCTTAACTTAAGTAGAGTTGGTATATTAGCTCAGGCTGctccataataaaataccatagattgcatggcttaaacagcagaaatttattttctcacagtttttggAGACTGGCAGTCTGAGAGCAAAGGGTCAGCATGGTTTGGGATTTTCTTCCTTGAGAACAatctctcttcccctcttctaAGGTCACAGTCCTGTGGGATTAAAGTCACTACTcttattacctcatttaaccttattatcacattaaaaaaacCCTAGCTCCTGATACATTCACACTGAGGGGCAGAGTTTCAACCTAGGAACTTTGGGGGGTTATCATTCAGTACATAGCCTTTGGTTTCTGTAGCTTCCAACTAAAGTATCCAAACCATACAGACAGAATTTCCCTGTTTCCAAGAAGCCTGTCTCAACTACTCTAGCTCTCACcactttctttcctttactaAATTTCATTACTTTGAATTCCCTTTAGTAAATTGTGGTCCCAAATATACATGttgttcttaatttttccttatttaataaCCTTAAAGGTAATCTAATTTGGTGGTTGTCAGACTTGGTGGCATATTAGAATCATCtgagcagatttttaaaatgccagtgtCCTAAGGTCCACTCCCCGCCAATTACATCCAAACCGCTCAGAGGAAGccaaataacatttttgtttacAAATATTCCCCTAGGTGATTTCGGTGCACAGCCAAATGTGAAAATTACTGAAGTAATTCAATCTTATTTACAAGTTGGAAAATGTGGCTGTTTTATGTCTATTAGTTTTATTCCCCCAACCTGATTATAAACTCTAGTTACAGAAATTTTTGCATTTACTTAACAAGAATAATGTAGTTATATAGGATGGGTGCATATCTAGCAAACAATTAATGAGCTTCTTTATGCAAAGAAGGtttattatccattttttttttttttgaggtagagtctcgctttgttgccaaggctggagtgcaatggtgtcatctcagctcgctgcaacctccgcctcccaggttcaagtgattctcatgcctcagcctcccgagtagctgctgGGACTcccagtgtgcaccaccatacctggctaatttttttgtattttttagcagagatgcagtttcaccatgttggccaggtcgaTCTccaactcttggtctcaagtgatctgcccacctcggcctcccaaagtgttgggattacaggcgtgagccatcacacttggccTATGAAATGGTCCTTAATCTTAGTTACACGTTGATCATTTCAGATGGCGTGGTGCAAAAAATGGTCTTGCCTGCACCCCCTCATTCAGTCTGATCGAATAGTATCAGGTGAGGCCTGAACTTCATGTACAACCACAGTTGAgaacaaccactaatctatttctTGATGAAATTGATATGTGAGTGAGCACAACCTGTCATAACATGGCAGGCTCATTTATctctaaagatgaaaaatattatctgaatatatttatttatcaacTGACCTAATAAGAGTAAGTGGGCCTAAGAGTCTTTGCTGAAAGACTCTTGTCTGAATTGTGAATTCTGTTGCCAAAAGCACTAATGGACAACTAATCTGCCAATATTGTATAGACTCATAGAGTGTCACATTAACTCTACAACCagatacagaaacaaaaactgtAGCTAATATGCTCAAATAGAAGAGTTCTTCTTTGTCCTTCTACTTGCTACAACTCTGTATTTCCCACTTAAAAGTAAAATCCTATTaatgtattgttttatttgattGATATATGTATTCAATTGATGCATTGCTGCATTTCTTAATCAGCCACTTCAAGCTGATTGTAACCAAGTAACCACAAATCCATTCCTGCTCCAATGTGTCCCCCTCACTTTCTACCCACAATGTATGTATCTACTTCATTTGGGAGTACAACATTATATGCTTTCTAAATTGAcaagttttacattttagtaaACAAAGACCAGCAGGAACACTCCTgtactaaagaaaaataagttaggtttatttttcttgcttcagCAGCTAAGAATGCACCCTTGAGTAATCATGGGATAATTCACTAAGTGGATTTGGGAGAGGCTTTGTATAGGATTTGGACTAGAGATGATAGTCCTAAATAAGATTTAAGGAAGCAGGAGCCAGTGCTGCATTAGATGTTGTCAAGAACTGGGATCAACTCCGTGATAGGGTACCTTGGTGACTTTTATCTAGGAGAGGATTAAAGTAGATGTAGACCAGAAGTATCATTAGTAAAGGATTGATAGTCACTTCTGTTAGCTATAAGAGGGGGATGTTTAATCTTCCTTATGGTTTTTAGTGTTCTTGTCTGTCTTGTTCCAAACATGGTCACAGAGTGGTTTTATATAAACGATGCTTCTTGATAATGTTCAGTTGGGATCACCATGGCCTGGCCACCTGAAGGGCCACTTTTTGCTTTCTCAGAAGTTAAAAACTGTTGAATAGACAAGTTTTTAAACTCAAGAATGTTATATctgattggggaaaaaaaagctatGAAATATTGCTACAGTTGTAAATTAAAGGCAGAGGTCTGCAAGTGGAGAGTAAACCTTCAAAAGGCAGAATTGCTCGAATGACTGAGAGTGTCGTAAGTATGTAAAATAAGTTCTAGTTCTAATAGGCAAAATAAGAGGGACTGGTCTTTGGTTAGATTGGGCTATTAATTAAAGTCTTCTTCTTTTGGCCCTACCAGGGCAGAGCATGTGCTGATGATCCCCAATAATTTTACAGATCccagaaatataaatttctttattaCCCCTCATTGGCCTGCATATTTGCAGCTATAATGGGCACATCAGAGAGGAAGTAAATGGGTTCACTTTAGTGTCCTCTATCAGTCTTTTAGGCACTTTGAGATATTAAAGCACAACAGACACCACTATCCTTGAGGCAAGCTGCCTGTTTTTCTGGTTGATATTCTTTTTAGACTTTACCTTTTTGAAGATTGATTTATTTAGCGTTTCCCCTTCATGTTCTTTCATGCATTAATACATAACTTCTTGACATCTAGAAATTCAAGTGCAATATGACAAATGAGTCTGCTTCATTCTTCAGCAAAtaacttttcctcttttctcatcCCCCTACTCTAATATCTCATGCAATCCACAATGGCAAGAAAACTATTTGAAAGCAATAAATGTTGTGGTTTACATTATATTTCCCTTAAAATACAGATACCTTATTGGAATTCTCCCCATATTcttcaaggaaagaaaatatagtattctTGTTGCAACTCTAAATAAGCAAAAAAGTGTTAGAGTTTATCTATACATATTTTTGGAAATGCTTCTCATAATGTCCATAAACCACTAGGTTAGAATTACTGAGGGATTTGCTAAAAATCTGTATCCTAATCTCTaccccaaacctataagaacAGAATCTTTGTAAGGAGGGTAAGACTTGCGCTTCAGGTAATTTTCATGTATATTAAGGTTAATTGATTATCTCCTAGTTCTGAACAGAGGATTGATGTATGTTACTGCATATATAAGAATAAAAACTttaggccggatgtggtggctcatgcctgtaatcccagcactttgggaggccaaggtgggtggatcatctgaggtcaggagtttgagactagcctggccaacatggtaaaagtccgtctctacaaaaaatacaaaattagccaggtgtggtggcacatacctgtaatcccagcttactcagggggctgaggcaggagaattgcttgaaccttggaggtggaggttgcagtgagctgagatggtgccattgtactccagcctgggcaacaagagtgaaactctgtctcaaataaataaataaataaataaataataaaatctttaagAGGATAAGCAATTTGGCTTGTTCCTCCAGATGTCTCTATCACCTAGAAGACTAGCATATAGTTAGTAATTAGTGGTTATGTAAATGAATAGAAAAGAACATGAAGTCACAGGCTTAAAATATGAAGGTAATTTAGAGGTCATTTTGGAGCAAGCATTTAAATAAGTTAGAATCTTGGCTCCACTGTTTATTGGTGTTTGACCTTGGGCACacacttaacctctttgtgcttcAAAGATTTCAAGGGGACCAAAGAAATATTACTACTTTCACAGTttattgtgaagaataaatgTGTTTAAATATATAGAGTGCTTAGAACAATTCTTGGCTAAGACACTCAAAAATTTGAGCTCATTGTGATTGAGGAGAAACCAGCCCAGGTCAGGCATGtatattttttggttgtttttgttgttgaagagacagaggtctcaccaTATGGTGCAGGCCAGattccaactcctaggctcaagacaccctcccacctcaatctcccaagcagctgggattaccagtaGGCGCCGCTGTGCCCACTAAGGTCAGGCTTCTAATCACCCAGGTCTGACCCAGATTTTCTCACTCCTCCTCTatcactttatttctttatatgatTTGGCAGATATCAAAAGTCCTCCCTTTCCAAATATCTCACTATACTACTTTGTTTTTTACATATGGGCAGAATTTTTCACCATTGCACTCATTTTTCTAAATCAGGCAGGAtttagatttctctttctttcctttctttcttttttctttttttttttttttgacagattctTGCTCTAACACCCACACTAGagagcagtggtatgatcttggctcactgcaacctccccctctccCGTTCAAGCGATttcgtgcctcagcatcccaagtagctgggattacttacatgtgtgtaccaccatgcctgactaatttttgtactttttgtagagactgtgtttcaccatgctgaccaggctggtctcaaactcctggcatcaagtgatccaccggcctcagacttccaaaatgatggggctacaggtgtgaaccaccacacccagtcatcAGTGGGTTTTTTAATGAAACAAACAGCTAAGGATGAACTGGAAACCACAAACTGAGCTCTTTTTCTGTGACCTAGCCTCCCCGGTTAACCTTAGGCAAAGAGTAGTGGTCAGCGGGCCTGCCTATGGGTAAATTCTAAAAGCCTCGCCAGAGACACTTAACTTTTTTTAACCCCTGTGGTTAAAGAGGACGGGTGGGTGCAGAGGGAATTTTATAAACGACACAAACACAAACAATTTTAAGTCCTGAAAAAATTCATTTGGATGtttgttttgcttctgttttaTAGCTTGTTTTAAATCAAAGACTACACCTTCCTGAGACAAGCGTTGATTACACACAAAATGAAGACTGGCCAGGGCCGTGGCTCAAGCcagtaatcccagaattttgggaggcccaggtgggtgtgTGGGTAGGGTGGGGGATCCTGGGTATCtcataagcccaggagttccagaccagcctgggcaatataggagAGCCCCACACCTACCatctcttagaaaaataaaaataaataaataaataaataaataaataaataaataaataaaagccgggcatgggggtgcgcgcctgtagtcccggctacttgaggggctgaggtgggagcctggAAAGTCGaggctgcgccactgcactctatcctgagctacagagcgagaccatATCTAATGTGGGGGGGTGGGGTAAGAGGAAGGGGGagcggggagagggagagagaaagagagcgggaaaaaagaaggaggaggaagaggaggaggaggacacagGTGTGACCATTGTCCTCCAGAGCTACAGATTCTGGCAAAGAAGAAGGACAAAGAAACCAAAACCAGTTTCTCCAAGGCTTCAGCTTTTCAGTCTGACCCTTTGATCTACATTCCATTATTTTGGCAGCATGGTGGGAGTGGATTCGGAATGGACAAAAACCCTTTTCAGAATTAGATCAGCTAATTAAAATGCACACAAACTTCTTTGTTCCTTCACCTCAAGGAGCGTCCTTGGAAAGCAAACATACTTCGGGGCATTTCAGTGGGGGCGCAGTGCGAGGGTGTCCTTTGCGCCTCAGCTCCGGAGAAAAACGAAAGGTGGGTGGGAAACGAGGATAGAGGTGAAAAGTAAGAGGGGACTGAATCAGCTAATGACAAAGGGAGCAGGGCTCCGGACAGGggtaggaggaagaagaggagtgaCTGGGGCTTGTGTCAAGCTTCTTCTGAATGGCTAGACAGCCGCCAGGTGGGAGAGGCGGAGGGTGAAGAGGCGGGTTCCGCACGCGGTTAGCCTGGGGCTGATCTAGTCTTCAGCTTTCACCGGCTGGGAGTCCGGAGCTGCAGCAGAGGCCACACCCAGGGCTTGGTGGTCCCGCGCTTTCCGGAGCTCAGCAGGCGCTTGCTGCTTGAACCGGTCAAAGAAGGAACGAATGAATGACCCTTTTGCCAGGATGGAGACCCGGGGGCCTCAGGGAGCGGCGAATCCCATGGACTCCTCCCGCAGCCTGGGGGACCTCGGGCCTTTTCCGCGGGAGGTAGGGCGCGGGGCTCCGCTAGCTCCGGGCTCCCGGAATCCCGCGACGGCAGGGGCGAGCCGAAGCCAGGGCGGCGGCCACAAGGACAGATCGGCAGATCGGGCCCTCGGACCTCGGGCTGGGGAGGAATTGGACCGTGAGTCCTGGGTCAGAGAGAAAGTGCTCTTTCTCCTGCACCCAGAGAGGTGGTTAGGGACTCGAGGGGACCCTGCACGGGAAGAGGTGGCCGGTGCAGAGGACCTTCCTCATGCGGGTGGAGAGGACCACGGCGAGGAGCCCAACTACCCTTCTGTCTTTCAACGAGAAAAGCGAATTTCTGGCAGGCGTGTAGCCCCGCCGCGGGACGCAGCAGACCCACCCAAATACGTGCTTGTGCGGGTGGAGGATTATCAGGTAACACAAGAAGTGTTGCAGACCTCCTGGGCCAAGGGTCGCATGACCACGAGGACTGAGGAGCACTTCGTGACCGC encodes:
- the C6H6orf141 gene encoding uncharacterized protein C6orf141 homolog isoform X2, whose protein sequence is MNDPFARMETRGPQGAANPMDSSRSLGDLGPFPREVGRGAPLAPGSRNPATAGASRSQGGGHKDRSADRALGPRAGEELDRESWVREKVLFLLHPERWLGTRGDPAREEVAGAEDLPHAGGEDHGEEPNYPSVFQREKRISGRRVAPPRDAADPPKYVLVRVEDYQDLETEVKFEVCSLQRGWEWVEKRLVLKAKNRK
- the C6H6orf141 gene encoding uncharacterized protein C6orf141 homolog isoform X1; translated protein: MNDPFARMETRGPQGAANPMDSSRSLGDLGPFPREVGRGAPLAPGSRNPATAGASRSQGGGHKDRSADRALGPRAGEELDRESWVREKVLFLLHPERWLGTRGDPAREEVAGAEDLPHAGGEDHGEEPNYPSVFQREKRISGRRVAPPRDAADPPKYVLVRVEDYQVTQEVLQTSWAKGRMTTRTEEHFVTALTFRSSREGQPGERWGPAESRALQALTGAPRVHAAERRVSPSPGTWLEEIKL